One genomic window of Trichlorobacter lovleyi includes the following:
- a CDS encoding caspase family protein: MYDKANSAIERLNQLKSQHVKPVNNTSPPVRTQEEITIKPVADELLNIKTKPGKPAGRYDIAVVIGNANYSTGGTPNVDFALQDARVMKQYLTTTFGYDPANIIYLENATLAKMYEVFGTDNDYQGKLFKWVKPGQSRIFIYYVGHGAPDQESGEGYFVPVDATPQYIRTSGYKLSTFYENLAKIPAVQKTVVIDACFSGSSANGQLLQGVSGLTARLKSEPKASTAADILLTSAGMNQVAGWYPEKGHSLFTYFFLKGIQGSADTNRDGTITLGEMKAWLNDQVPYMARRLTGNEQQPVLLGRDSDELVVLKP; the protein is encoded by the coding sequence ATGTATGACAAGGCCAATTCCGCCATAGAACGACTCAATCAGCTCAAATCACAACACGTAAAGCCGGTCAACAACACTAGTCCCCCCGTTCGCACGCAGGAAGAAATCACGATCAAACCGGTTGCGGACGAGCTTCTGAACATCAAGACCAAGCCCGGCAAACCGGCAGGCAGATACGACATTGCCGTAGTAATCGGCAATGCCAATTACTCTACCGGCGGCACCCCCAATGTGGATTTTGCCCTGCAGGATGCGCGGGTCATGAAGCAGTACCTGACCACGACCTTTGGCTACGATCCGGCGAACATCATCTACCTTGAGAATGCCACGCTGGCAAAAATGTATGAGGTCTTCGGCACAGATAACGACTACCAAGGCAAGCTTTTCAAATGGGTCAAACCAGGCCAGAGCAGGATCTTTATCTACTATGTCGGCCACGGGGCGCCGGACCAGGAATCAGGTGAAGGTTACTTTGTGCCGGTGGATGCCACCCCCCAGTACATCCGTACCAGCGGCTACAAACTCTCCACCTTTTATGAAAACCTCGCCAAGATTCCGGCGGTTCAAAAGACCGTGGTGATCGACGCCTGTTTCTCCGGCAGCTCTGCCAACGGCCAACTGCTGCAAGGAGTCAGCGGCCTGACAGCCAGGCTCAAATCTGAACCCAAGGCATCAACAGCTGCAGATATCCTGCTGACCAGCGCCGGCATGAATCAGGTGGCTGGCTGGTATCCTGAAAAAGGGCATTCCCTGTTCACCTACTTCTTCCTGAAAGGGATTCAAGGCAGTGCCGACACCAACAGAGACGGTACAATCACCCTGGGAGAAATGAAGGCCTGGTTAAACGATCAGGTTCCCTACATGGCCAGGCGCCTGACCGGTAACGAACAGCAACCGGTGCTGCTGGGCAGGGACAGCGATGAGCTTGTAGTGCTGAAACCATAG